In Lysinibacillus sp. 2017, the DNA window TCATACTCGCTTTTTGCAAGTTCTTTAAGCTTCCGCGCACCTTCGATAAAAATAGCCCCATTCGTTAATGGTGTATGGCCCTCTTGGAATGGCTCTTTTCGATATTCATACGTATTCGTACCCCATTGACCTGCCAATTGTTTGTCTAAGAAGTAAGGTGCATTAAGGGCGATTGCACCAGGACCGTTTGAATCTTCTGGATAAATCACATCCATTGCAGCGGCAATCGTATCGAAATCGGATGTGCGGCGAAAGAACTGTAAGGCTTCTGTAAAATCAGGTTGTCCTCCATTCTGCGTTGTAGTGACTGGTCCTTGAGTTCCGTTTTTATTTGTGAAAAGAGACCCTAACGTACCACCTAGTACTAGCCCTCCCACTGCAATACCAGAATTCTTTAAAAATGAACGTCTCGACGACTTTTTATCTAAAATCTTTTCTTTTCCCTCGTCCATAATTTCCCTCCTATTTTTAATCTCTTACTTAATAAAAATAATCATTCATTTCAGCAGTGAATGAATACCTTTTTATCCATTATTTCTATTGTTTGCATTAAATATTCATCTATTTTTTCTTTCTATTCATTTGACCTTGTAAAAT includes these proteins:
- a CDS encoding gluconate 2-dehydrogenase subunit 3 family protein gives rise to the protein MDEGKEKILDKKSSRRSFLKNSGIAVGGLVLGGTLGSLFTNKNGTQGPVTTTQNGGQPDFTEALQFFRRTSDFDTIAAAMDVIYPEDSNGPGAIALNAPYFLDKQLAGQWGTNTYEYRKEPFQEGHTPLTNGAIFIEGARKLKELAKSEYDASSFTELDEEQKIAILQKLEAGEVEMNLISSSAFFGLLRNVTLQGCFCDPLYGGNKNMDGWKMKEFPGAQMSYLAYAQSDEFLVIDPISVGGHKH